One Lysinibacillus fusiformis genomic window carries:
- a CDS encoding alpha-ketoacid dehydrogenase subunit beta: MAQMTMIQAITDALRTELKNDENVLVFGEDVGVNGGVFRATEGLQKEFGVDRVFDTPLAESGIGGLAIGLSLEGFRPVPEIQFFGFVYEVMDSISGQLARMSYRSGGVYNAPVTIRSPFGGGVHTPEMHSDSLESLMTAQPGLTVVVPSTPYDAKGLLISSIRNDNPVIFLEHLKLYRSFREEVPEEAYTIPLGKADVKREGKDLTIIAYGLMVHESLKAAEELEKEGHSVEVIDLRTIQPIDIETIIASVEKTGRAIVVQEAQKQAGIAANVVAEITERAILSLEAPVLRVAAPDTVYPFPQAEGVWLPNYKDVMETAKKVLTF, translated from the coding sequence ATGGCACAAATGACGATGATTCAAGCAATTACAGATGCACTTCGCACAGAATTAAAGAACGATGAAAACGTTCTTGTATTCGGAGAAGATGTGGGTGTCAACGGTGGGGTATTCCGCGCAACTGAAGGCCTACAAAAAGAATTCGGTGTTGACCGCGTATTCGATACACCATTAGCAGAGTCTGGTATTGGTGGCCTAGCGATTGGTCTTTCTCTAGAAGGTTTCCGACCAGTTCCTGAAATTCAATTTTTCGGTTTCGTCTATGAAGTTATGGATTCAATCAGTGGTCAATTAGCACGTATGAGCTACCGTAGTGGTGGTGTATACAACGCTCCTGTAACAATCCGTTCACCATTTGGTGGTGGCGTACATACGCCAGAAATGCACTCAGATAGCTTAGAAAGTCTTATGACAGCGCAACCAGGATTAACTGTTGTCGTACCATCTACACCATACGATGCAAAAGGCTTACTGATTTCGTCTATTCGTAATGATAATCCAGTAATTTTCTTAGAGCATTTAAAATTATATCGTTCGTTCCGTGAAGAGGTACCGGAGGAAGCATACACAATCCCATTAGGAAAAGCGGATGTAAAACGTGAAGGTAAAGATTTAACAATCATTGCATATGGTCTAATGGTACATGAAAGCTTGAAGGCAGCAGAAGAACTAGAAAAAGAAGGTCACTCTGTTGAAGTGATTGATTTACGTACAATTCAACCAATTGATATTGAAACAATCATTGCTTCAGTTGAAAAAACAGGTCGTGCAATTGTTGTTCAAGAAGCACAAAAACAAGCAGGTATTGCTGCGAATGTTGTAGCTGAAATTACAGAGCGTGCAATTTTAAGCTTAGAAGCACCTGTTCTTCGTGTAGCAGCACCAGATACAGTGTACCCATTCCCGCAAGCTGAAGGTGTTTGGTTACCGAACTACAAAGATGTAATGGAAACGGCGAAAAAAGTTTTAACATTCTAA
- a CDS encoding dihydrolipoamide acetyltransferase family protein, whose amino-acid sequence MAFEFRLPDIGEGIHEGEIVKWFVKAGDTVKEDDILCEVQNDKAVVEIPSPVEGKVEEVLVNEGTVAVVGDVLIRLDAPGYEDLKLKGDDHAEAKTEAQVQATAEAGQDVAKAPAKEETTVTEEATVKEQTPDSTKRIIAMPSVRKFARDNDVNIREVAGTGKNGRILKEDIENFLNGGGAIQAEEAPAVAEEATAKQEIAQAAPVVLEGEFPETREKMSGIRKAIAKAMVHSKQTAPHVTLMDEVDVTALVAHRKKFKDIAAEKGVKLTYLPYVVKALISTLREFPEFNRSLDDATQEIIQKHYYNIGIAADTEKGLLVPVIKHADRKSVFAVSNEINELATKARDGKLAQHEMKGASMSITNIGSAGGQWFTPVINHPEVAILGIGRISEKPVIKNGEIVAAPVLALSLSFDHRMIDGATAQNALNHLKRLLSEPELLLMEA is encoded by the coding sequence ATGGCATTTGAATTCAGATTACCTGATATTGGAGAGGGTATTCACGAAGGAGAAATCGTAAAATGGTTCGTTAAAGCTGGGGATACAGTGAAAGAAGACGATATTCTTTGTGAAGTACAAAATGATAAAGCGGTTGTAGAGATTCCGTCACCAGTAGAAGGAAAAGTAGAGGAAGTATTGGTAAATGAAGGTACGGTTGCTGTTGTTGGCGATGTATTAATTCGTTTAGATGCTCCTGGTTACGAAGATTTAAAATTAAAAGGTGACGACCATGCAGAAGCAAAAACTGAAGCTCAAGTACAGGCGACTGCAGAAGCTGGTCAGGATGTAGCTAAAGCACCTGCTAAGGAAGAAACTACGGTAACAGAAGAGGCGACAGTAAAAGAACAAACTCCTGATAGTACAAAACGTATCATCGCTATGCCTTCAGTACGAAAATTTGCTCGAGACAATGATGTAAATATTCGTGAAGTTGCAGGTACTGGCAAAAATGGTCGTATTCTAAAAGAAGATATCGAGAATTTCTTAAATGGCGGTGGAGCAATTCAAGCTGAGGAAGCACCAGCTGTGGCAGAAGAAGCTACTGCGAAACAAGAGATAGCGCAAGCAGCTCCTGTGGTTCTTGAAGGTGAATTCCCAGAGACACGTGAAAAAATGTCTGGTATTCGAAAAGCGATTGCAAAAGCGATGGTACACTCGAAACAAACGGCTCCTCATGTTACACTAATGGATGAAGTCGATGTGACAGCACTTGTAGCACATCGCAAAAAATTCAAAGATATCGCTGCTGAAAAAGGTGTGAAATTAACGTACTTACCATACGTAGTAAAAGCGCTTATTTCAACGTTACGCGAATTCCCAGAATTTAACCGCTCATTAGATGATGCAACACAAGAAATTATTCAAAAGCATTACTACAATATTGGTATTGCGGCAGATACAGAAAAAGGTTTACTTGTACCAGTTATTAAACATGCTGATCGTAAATCAGTATTTGCAGTATCAAATGAAATTAATGAACTAGCGACAAAAGCCCGCGATGGCAAGCTTGCTCAACATGAAATGAAAGGTGCATCCATGTCTATCACGAATATCGGCTCGGCAGGAGGACAATGGTTCACACCAGTTATTAATCATCCTGAAGTCGCAATTTTAGGTATTGGTCGAATTTCAGAGAAACCTGTAATAAAAAATGGTGAAATTGTAGCTGCACCTGTGTTAGCATTATCATTGAGCTTTGATCATCGCATGATCGATGGAGCCACTGCGCAAAATGCTTTAAATCACTTAAAGCGTTTGTTAAGTGAGCCAGAATTATTATTAATGGAGGCGTAA
- the lpdA gene encoding dihydrolipoyl dehydrogenase — protein sequence MVVGDFPIETDTLVIGSGPGGYVAAIRAAQTGQKVTIVEKNVIGGVCLNVGCIPSKALISVGHRFEQAKHSDDMGIVASDVKLDFAKAQAFKDSVVKKLTGGVEGLLKGNKVEIVQGEAYFVDAHSVRIINGESAQTYTFNNVILATGSRPVEIPTFKFTDRVLNSTGALSLQEVPGKLVVIGGGYIGTELGSAFANLGSQVTIIEGGKDILAGFEKQMTQIVKKGLKKKGVEIEVNASAKGVEETENGVVVTYEVGGEEKKVEADYVLVTVGRRPNTDEMGLAEIGVEFGERGLINVDKQCRTNISNIYAIGDIVAGPQLAHKASYEGKVAAEAIAGEKSIVDYLAVPAVCFTDPEMATVGYNEDQAKAEGIEYTAAKFPFAANGRALALNQSEGFVKLVARKEDGLLIGAQIVGAGASDMIAEMGLAIEGGMTAEDISLTIHAHPTLGEITMETAEVLLGNPIHILTKK from the coding sequence ATGGTAGTAGGAGATTTCCCAATCGAAACAGATACTCTTGTCATTGGTTCAGGTCCTGGAGGATATGTTGCAGCAATTCGCGCGGCACAAACTGGCCAAAAAGTAACAATCGTTGAAAAAAATGTAATTGGTGGTGTGTGCTTAAACGTAGGTTGTATCCCATCAAAAGCATTAATTTCAGTAGGTCACCGTTTTGAACAAGCTAAGCATTCAGATGACATGGGTATCGTCGCTTCTGACGTGAAATTAGACTTCGCAAAAGCACAAGCATTTAAAGACAGCGTTGTTAAAAAATTAACTGGCGGTGTTGAAGGCTTACTTAAAGGCAATAAAGTTGAAATTGTACAAGGTGAAGCTTATTTCGTAGACGCTCATTCAGTGCGTATCATCAATGGTGAATCTGCTCAAACTTACACATTTAACAATGTGATTTTAGCAACAGGTTCTCGCCCAGTTGAAATTCCAACATTTAAATTCACAGATCGTGTACTAAACTCTACTGGCGCACTTTCTTTACAAGAAGTACCTGGTAAATTAGTCGTTATCGGTGGAGGTTATATTGGTACAGAGCTAGGCTCAGCTTTCGCTAACCTTGGTTCACAAGTAACAATTATTGAAGGTGGCAAAGATATTTTAGCTGGCTTCGAAAAACAAATGACACAAATCGTGAAAAAAGGCCTGAAAAAGAAAGGCGTTGAAATTGAAGTAAACGCATCTGCAAAAGGCGTTGAAGAAACAGAAAACGGCGTAGTGGTAACATATGAAGTAGGCGGAGAAGAGAAAAAAGTTGAAGCTGATTATGTATTAGTTACCGTTGGTCGTCGTCCAAATACAGATGAAATGGGTCTTGCTGAAATCGGTGTTGAATTCGGTGAACGCGGTCTTATTAATGTCGACAAACAATGCCGTACAAATATCTCAAACATCTATGCAATTGGTGATATCGTAGCTGGTCCTCAGCTTGCACATAAAGCTTCTTATGAAGGTAAAGTTGCTGCTGAAGCAATCGCTGGTGAAAAATCAATCGTTGATTATTTAGCTGTTCCTGCTGTATGCTTCACAGATCCAGAAATGGCTACTGTTGGTTACAATGAAGATCAAGCTAAAGCAGAAGGTATTGAATATACTGCAGCGAAATTCCCATTTGCAGCAAATGGTCGTGCTCTTGCATTGAACCAATCAGAAGGATTCGTAAAACTAGTAGCTCGTAAAGAAGACGGCTTATTAATTGGTGCTCAAATTGTTGGTGCTGGTGCATCAGATATGATCGCTGAAATGGGCTTAGCAATTGAAGGCGGCATGACTGCTGAAGATATTTCATTAACGATTCACGCTCACCCAACATTAGGTGAAATCACAATGGAAACTGCTGAAGTTTTACTAGGCAACCCAATCCATATTTTAACTAAAAAATAA
- a CDS encoding SDR family NAD(P)-dependent oxidoreductase, with protein sequence MELNLNDKVAIITGSSKGIGYYTAMQLVKEGAKVVLCARGEKQLQVAAGCIKNETGEDVLFVPTDITKEKDCKNLIDRTIEHYGRIDIVINNAGTASANPFEDVSSEVWQSDLDLKVFGAINCSKYAVPHMRKVGGGAIVNVTAVMAKTPPASSLPTTVSRAAGLALTKAMSKDLGKDNIRVNSVCIGLIRSDQIENRWKSEASNLSWDDYSRKIGQSIPLGRVGDTQEAANVITFLVSDAASYVTGTSVNIDGGSGHAL encoded by the coding sequence ATGGAACTTAATTTAAATGATAAGGTTGCTATTATTACTGGCTCTAGTAAAGGAATTGGCTATTATACTGCGATGCAGCTTGTTAAAGAAGGAGCGAAGGTTGTCCTTTGTGCAAGAGGCGAGAAGCAATTACAAGTAGCAGCAGGTTGTATTAAAAACGAAACGGGCGAGGATGTTTTATTCGTGCCGACTGATATTACAAAAGAAAAAGATTGTAAAAATCTGATTGATCGTACGATTGAGCATTATGGGCGTATTGATATTGTCATTAATAACGCTGGTACAGCATCAGCAAATCCATTTGAAGATGTTAGCAGTGAAGTATGGCAGTCTGATTTAGACTTAAAGGTGTTTGGTGCCATCAATTGTTCGAAATATGCCGTGCCCCATATGCGTAAAGTCGGTGGGGGGGCAATTGTTAACGTAACAGCTGTTATGGCAAAAACGCCACCAGCTAGTTCGCTTCCGACCACTGTCAGTCGTGCAGCAGGACTTGCGCTAACGAAGGCTATGAGCAAAGACTTAGGAAAAGATAATATTCGTGTAAATTCGGTTTGTATTGGCTTAATTCGCAGTGATCAAATCGAGAATCGATGGAAAAGCGAAGCGTCTAATCTATCATGGGACGATTATTCTCGGAAGATTGGCCAATCGATTCCACTGGGGCGTGTCGGCGATACACAGGAAGCAGCAAATGTTATTACTTTTTTAGTATCAGATGCTGCGAGCTATGTGACAGGAACGTCTGTTAATATCGATGGTGGTTCGGGACACGCATTATAA
- a CDS encoding CidA/LrgA family protein, producing MLNENFTAVLMRVVRIIVQIGILNIFYYMGVGIVSLLHLPLPGSVIGLLLLALSLNFKIIKVEYIQDGAGFLIGILTLFFIPATVGVIDYPELWSKTGLLIILAVIASTLVSIYITGLLCQFIEKKEAAKKEAIVEEGEGELTVD from the coding sequence ATGTTGAACGAAAATTTTACTGCTGTGTTAATGAGGGTTGTTCGAATTATTGTCCAGATAGGGATACTAAATATTTTTTATTATATGGGCGTTGGTATTGTGTCTTTATTGCATCTGCCTCTTCCTGGAAGTGTAATTGGGTTACTGCTATTAGCCCTTTCGCTCAATTTCAAAATCATTAAAGTAGAATACATTCAAGATGGCGCTGGTTTTTTAATTGGTATATTAACATTATTTTTCATTCCCGCAACAGTAGGGGTGATTGACTATCCAGAACTTTGGTCAAAGACTGGTCTACTTATTATTTTAGCTGTTATCGCTAGTACATTAGTTTCTATTTATATTACTGGTTTGCTTTGCCAATTCATCGAGAAAAAAGAGGCGGCTAAAAAAGAAGCCATTGTAGAAGAGGGAGAGGGGGAATTAACCGTTGACTGA
- a CDS encoding LrgB family protein, with the protein MTEIIVVLGTIALFYLLTKLYQRFPYPYMIPLVTTTLLSIVILLVFDIPYATYMEGGEWLQKMLGPAVVALAYPLYNQRAIIMKYKISILSGIAIAMVTGLVTIFMMLKWIGVSESWLLTTLPKSLTTPVGMQVSETIGGIPPLTAVFVMIAGFVGAIIGPLVIKYGKIESSVSRGVAVGSASHGVGLVKLKDYGEQELSVGSLSMGLTAIIGAFLCPLFVYLFM; encoded by the coding sequence TTGACTGAGATAATTGTCGTATTGGGCACAATTGCTTTATTCTATTTGTTGACAAAACTTTATCAGCGTTTCCCATATCCTTACATGATTCCATTAGTAACGACAACATTACTCAGTATAGTGATTTTATTGGTATTTGATATTCCATATGCTACGTATATGGAGGGGGGAGAATGGCTTCAGAAAATGTTAGGACCTGCTGTAGTAGCACTTGCTTATCCACTATACAATCAGCGTGCTATTATTATGAAGTACAAGATTTCAATTTTGTCGGGAATTGCCATTGCGATGGTAACAGGTTTAGTAACAATCTTTATGATGTTAAAATGGATTGGGGTTAGTGAAAGTTGGTTGTTAACGACATTGCCTAAATCTTTGACAACACCTGTTGGGATGCAAGTTAGTGAGACGATAGGTGGTATTCCACCACTAACTGCTGTGTTCGTAATGATAGCGGGATTTGTAGGAGCTATTATCGGACCATTAGTTATTAAATATGGCAAAATTGAATCATCTGTCAGTCGAGGCGTAGCAGTAGGAAGTGCCTCACACGGTGTAGGACTTGTCAAATTGAAAGATTACGGCGAGCAGGAATTATCTGTCGGATCCTTGTCAATGGGCTTAACGGCGATTATAGGGGCATTTTTGTGCCCACTCTTTGTTTATTTATTTATGTGA
- a CDS encoding class I SAM-dependent methyltransferase, giving the protein MNSWDKRFQNLEYVYGEQPNTFIKDYADYLKNCPNLAAYAEGEGRNAVFLAAEGHTVTAFDYAQSGLEKTQQLAKRHDVIVETQLTDLLQDEIPVEIFDAAIMVFGHFHVEHQHDIFKRIIDSVKPGGLIMMELYSIYQLPYASGGPNQLEFLYDPIDVLSWCQSHKILHFFTGEQVRNEGILHTGLAHTIQFIIEKS; this is encoded by the coding sequence ATGAATTCATGGGATAAACGATTTCAAAATTTAGAATATGTATACGGTGAACAGCCAAATACCTTTATAAAAGATTATGCTGATTACCTTAAAAACTGTCCAAACTTAGCTGCTTATGCAGAGGGCGAAGGACGCAATGCCGTTTTTTTAGCGGCTGAGGGGCATACTGTTACAGCCTTTGATTATGCACAAAGTGGTCTCGAGAAAACACAACAACTTGCAAAAAGGCATGACGTTATTGTGGAAACACAACTCACTGACTTACTCCAAGATGAAATACCTGTGGAAATCTTCGATGCTGCCATTATGGTTTTTGGTCATTTTCATGTAGAACATCAGCATGACATTTTTAAACGTATCATTGATTCCGTGAAACCTGGTGGGCTAATTATGATGGAATTATATTCTATATATCAACTTCCTTATGCATCAGGTGGACCCAATCAGCTAGAATTTTTATATGACCCAATTGATGTACTTTCTTGGTGTCAATCGCATAAAATTTTGCACTTTTTCACAGGAGAGCAGGTGAGAAATGAAGGTATTTTGCATACAGGGCTTGCTCATACCATTCAATTTATTATAGAAAAAAGTTAA
- a CDS encoding helix-turn-helix domain-containing protein, whose amino-acid sequence MNLENRLKELREQRQYTQDDVAEFLNISRQSVSKWELGKGYPDIENLIRLSDLYEVSLDKLIRGEEKYQKKEVINLPNNANRKSIGDFLWNYWWLIFPVLGMLFFRS is encoded by the coding sequence ATGAATTTAGAAAATCGTTTAAAAGAATTGAGAGAACAACGACAATATACTCAAGATGATGTTGCGGAATTCTTAAATATTTCCAGACAATCTGTTTCTAAGTGGGAATTAGGAAAAGGTTATCCTGACATCGAGAACCTGATTAGACTAAGTGATTTGTATGAGGTTTCATTAGATAAGCTTATTCGAGGAGAAGAAAAATACCAAAAAAAAGAGGTTATCAATCTTCCTAATAATGCCAATCGGAAATCAATTGGGGATTTTTTATGGAACTATTGGTGGCTTATTTTCCCTGTATTAGGTATGCTATTTTTCCGATCCTAG